The following are from one region of the Tachysurus fulvidraco isolate hzauxx_2018 chromosome 24, HZAU_PFXX_2.0, whole genome shotgun sequence genome:
- the fbxl20 gene encoding F-box/LRR-repeat protein 20: MGKEANGVSRSRFEMFSNNDEAIINKKLPKELLLRIFSFLDVVTLCRCAQVSRSWNVLALDGSNWQRIDLFDFQRDIEGRVVENISKRCGGFLRKLSLRGCLGVGDGALRAFAQNCRNIELLSLNGCTKITDSTCNSLSKFCPKLKHLDLASCTSITNLSLKALSEGCPMLEQLNISWCDQVTKDGIQALVRCCPGLKGLFLKGCTQLEDEALKHIGAHCPELVTLNLQTCSQITDEGLITICRGCHRLQSLCVSGCANITDAILNALGQNCPRLRILEVARCSQLTDVGFTTLARNCHELEKMDLEECVQITDSTLTQLSIHCPRLQVLSLSHCELITDDGIRHLGSGPCAHDRLEVIELDNCPLITDASLEHLKTCHCLDRIELYDCQQITRAGIKRLRTHLPNIKVHAYFAPVTPPPSVGGSRQRFCRCCILL; this comes from the exons ATGGGGAAGGAGGCGAACGGGGTGTCGAGGAGTCGCTTTGAG aTGTTCTCAAACAACGACGAGGCCATCATCAACAAGAAACTGCCAAAGGAACTGTTATTACG AATTTTCTCCTTTCTGGATGTCGTCACCCTCTGTCGCTGCGCACAAGTGTCtcgg TCGTGGAATGTTCTGGCTCTAGATGGCAGTAACTGGCAGCGCATCGACCTCTTCGACTTCCAGAGGGACATTGAG GGTCGTGTGGTAGAGAATATTTCAAAGCGATGTGGAGGTTTCCTGAGGAAGCTCAGTCTCCGAGGCTGTTTAGGTGTGGGAGATGGTGCACTcag GGCGTTTGCACAGAACTGCAGAAACATTGAGCTGCTCAGTCTGAATGGCTGCACAAAGatcacagacag TACCTGTAACAGTCTGAGTAAATTCTGTCCCAAACTGAAGCATTTGGATCTCGCCTCCTGCACCTCCATCACCAACCTGTCTCTCAAAGCACTCAG TGAGGGCTGTCCGATGTTGGAGCAGCTGAACATCTCGTGGTGCGACCAGGTGACCAAAGATGGCATCCAGGCGCTCGTCCGCTGCTGTCCGGGGCTGAAGGGCCTCTTCCTCAAAGGCTGCACACAG CTGGAAGACGAGGCTCTAAAGCACATCGGTGCTCACTGTCCAGAACTGGTCACACTCAACCTACAGACATGTTCa CAGATCACAGATGAAGGCTTGATAACGATTTGTCGAGGTTGTCATCGGCTgcagtctctgtgtgtctccggCTGCGCAAACATCACAGACGCCATTCTAAACGCTCTGGGACAGAACTGCCCTCGTCTCAG aaTATTAGAAGTGGCTCGTTGTTCGCAGCTTACAGACGTCGGTTTTACCACACTCGCACGg AATTGTCATGAATTGGAGAAGATGGATCTAGAGGAGTGTGTGCag atcACAGACTCCACTCTCACACAGCTGTCCATACACTGCCCTCGGCTCCAGGTTCTC agTCTGTCTCATTGTGAGCTGATTACAGACGATGGGATCCGTCACCTGGGCAGTGGGCCGTGTGCTCACGACAGACTGGAAGTGATTGAGCTCGATAACTGCCCGCTCATCACAGACGCCTCGCTGGAGCACCTCAAAACCTGTCACTGCCTCGACCGCATTGAGCTGTATGACTGCCAACAGATCACACGCGCCGGGATAAAGAGGCTCAGG ACTCACTTGCCCAACATTAAAGTCCACGCCTACTTTGCACCGGTGACTCCGCCCCCTTCAGTAGGAGGAAGTCGACAGAGGTTTTGCCGGTGCTGTATCCTGCTATGA